Proteins from a single region of Antechinus flavipes isolate AdamAnt ecotype Samford, QLD, Australia chromosome 2, AdamAnt_v2, whole genome shotgun sequence:
- the LOC127547672 gene encoding fibulin-7-like isoform X1 — MLSYPTPDILWSWVLSYPPPMMLWSWVLFLLSSRLSPTPRTCRTSSTMMFGLLFLIILSLLQVPLSDGQGCLSKRSVLTTIRQMQKLLSSQEAAQLQGLRSLRKQLTLLQGNVHKQATRRNETCPPLAVPSHGRKLGKKAGIGHEAHFLCDAGFQLVGSETRLCQENRTWSGQQPFCKSIDDCAGQPCTNGGTCVDEVQRYVCLCPSGWTGSNCQTPAASYWVSLSNSSFSRQPRCAENGQGARQCSCDAGFQMRAGGLCQDVDECQLFQLNHQNRICVHSCINLPGSYRCICPPGYLLNPDQNTCEDVDECADQQHNCSRGELCINTFGGFQCVRPECPRPRHNTSYVKTSAFQCERNPCPVESQACRQAANSISFHYLPLPSNRTVPRVLFRMSTTRFLGDSLRFAITGGRGLGAFAVQRSDRHTGELVLTSPVPGPATLEVQLEMSELSKKALLGKHVFRITAFISPYEF; from the exons ATGCTCTCATACCCTACCCCAGACATTCTCTGGTCCTGGGTGCTCTCGTACCCTCCTCCCATGATGCTCTGGTCCTGGGTgctatttcttctctcctccaggCTTTCGCCCACCCCCAGGACTTGCCGAACCTCATCCACAATGATGTTTGGGCTGCTGTTTCTCATAATCCTGAGCCTTCTGCAGGTCCCTCTCAGTGATGGGCAG GGCTGCCTGAGCAAGCGGTCAGTGCTCACCACCATCCGCCAGATGCAGAAACTGCTGTCCAGCCAGGAAGCCGCCCAGCTGCAGGGCCTGCGCAGCCTCAGGAAGCAGCTCACCCTGCTGCAGGGGAACGTCCACAAGCAGGCCACGCGGAGGAACG AGACGTGCCCCCCTCTGGCCGTGCCCAGCCACGGCAGGAAGCTAGGGAAGAAAGCGGGCATCGGGCACGAGGCGCATTTCTTGTGCGACGCCGGCTTCCAGCTGGTGGGCTCCGAGACTCGGCTCTGCCAGGAGAACCGGACGTGGAGCGGGCAGCAGCCCTTTTGCAAGA GTATCGATGACTGCGCCGGGCAGCCCTGCACCAACGGGGGCACGTGTGTGGATGAGGTGCAGCGCTACGTCTGCCTCTGTCCCAGCGGCTGGACCGGAAGCAACTGCCAGACCCCGGCCGCCTCCT ACTGGGTGTCCCTGAGCAACTCCTCCTTCAGCCGCCAGCCCCGCTGTGCCGAGAACGGGCAGGGCGCCCGTCAGTGCAGCTGCGACGCGGGCTTCCAGATGCGCGCCGGCGGCTTGTGTCAAG ATGTTGATGAGTGCCAGCTCTTCCAGCTGAACCACCAGAACAGAATCTGTGTCCACAGCTGCATCAACCTGCCTGGGTCCTACCGTTGTATCTGCCCCCCAGGCTACCTGCTCAACCCCGACCAAAACACGTGTGAAG ATGTGGACGAGTGTGCAGACCAGCAGCACAACTGCAGCCGGGGCGAGCTCTGCATCAACACCTTCGGGGGCTTCCAGTGCGTGCGGCCCGAGTGTCCCCGGCCCCGGCACAACACCAGCTACGTGAAGACCTCGGCCTT CCAGTGCGAGCGGAACCCGTGCCCGGTGGAGAGCCAGGCCTGCCGCCAGGCGGCCAACTCCATCTCCTTCCACTACCTGCCGCTGCCCTCCAACCGCACGGTGCCCCGGGTGCTCTTCAGGATGTCCACCACCCGCTTCCTGGGGGACAGCCTGCGCTTCGCCATCACGGGGGGCCGGGGCCTCGGGGCCTTCGCCGTGCAGCGCTCGGACCGGCACACGGGCGAGCTGGTGCTGACCAGCCCCGTGCCGGGCCCCGCCACCCTGGAGGTGCAGCTGGAGATGAGCGAGCTCTCCAAGAAGGCGCTGCTGGGCAAGCACGTCTTCAGGATCACCGCCTTCATCTCCCCCTATGAGTTCTAG
- the LOC127547672 gene encoding fibulin-7-like isoform X2, translating to MMFGLLFLIILSLLQVPLSDGQGCLSKRSVLTTIRQMQKLLSSQEAAQLQGLRSLRKQLTLLQGNVHKQATRRNETCPPLAVPSHGRKLGKKAGIGHEAHFLCDAGFQLVGSETRLCQENRTWSGQQPFCKSIDDCAGQPCTNGGTCVDEVQRYVCLCPSGWTGSNCQTPAASYWVSLSNSSFSRQPRCAENGQGARQCSCDAGFQMRAGGLCQDVDECQLFQLNHQNRICVHSCINLPGSYRCICPPGYLLNPDQNTCEDVDECADQQHNCSRGELCINTFGGFQCVRPECPRPRHNTSYVKTSAFQCERNPCPVESQACRQAANSISFHYLPLPSNRTVPRVLFRMSTTRFLGDSLRFAITGGRGLGAFAVQRSDRHTGELVLTSPVPGPATLEVQLEMSELSKKALLGKHVFRITAFISPYEF from the exons ATGATGTTTGGGCTGCTGTTTCTCATAATCCTGAGCCTTCTGCAGGTCCCTCTCAGTGATGGGCAG GGCTGCCTGAGCAAGCGGTCAGTGCTCACCACCATCCGCCAGATGCAGAAACTGCTGTCCAGCCAGGAAGCCGCCCAGCTGCAGGGCCTGCGCAGCCTCAGGAAGCAGCTCACCCTGCTGCAGGGGAACGTCCACAAGCAGGCCACGCGGAGGAACG AGACGTGCCCCCCTCTGGCCGTGCCCAGCCACGGCAGGAAGCTAGGGAAGAAAGCGGGCATCGGGCACGAGGCGCATTTCTTGTGCGACGCCGGCTTCCAGCTGGTGGGCTCCGAGACTCGGCTCTGCCAGGAGAACCGGACGTGGAGCGGGCAGCAGCCCTTTTGCAAGA GTATCGATGACTGCGCCGGGCAGCCCTGCACCAACGGGGGCACGTGTGTGGATGAGGTGCAGCGCTACGTCTGCCTCTGTCCCAGCGGCTGGACCGGAAGCAACTGCCAGACCCCGGCCGCCTCCT ACTGGGTGTCCCTGAGCAACTCCTCCTTCAGCCGCCAGCCCCGCTGTGCCGAGAACGGGCAGGGCGCCCGTCAGTGCAGCTGCGACGCGGGCTTCCAGATGCGCGCCGGCGGCTTGTGTCAAG ATGTTGATGAGTGCCAGCTCTTCCAGCTGAACCACCAGAACAGAATCTGTGTCCACAGCTGCATCAACCTGCCTGGGTCCTACCGTTGTATCTGCCCCCCAGGCTACCTGCTCAACCCCGACCAAAACACGTGTGAAG ATGTGGACGAGTGTGCAGACCAGCAGCACAACTGCAGCCGGGGCGAGCTCTGCATCAACACCTTCGGGGGCTTCCAGTGCGTGCGGCCCGAGTGTCCCCGGCCCCGGCACAACACCAGCTACGTGAAGACCTCGGCCTT CCAGTGCGAGCGGAACCCGTGCCCGGTGGAGAGCCAGGCCTGCCGCCAGGCGGCCAACTCCATCTCCTTCCACTACCTGCCGCTGCCCTCCAACCGCACGGTGCCCCGGGTGCTCTTCAGGATGTCCACCACCCGCTTCCTGGGGGACAGCCTGCGCTTCGCCATCACGGGGGGCCGGGGCCTCGGGGCCTTCGCCGTGCAGCGCTCGGACCGGCACACGGGCGAGCTGGTGCTGACCAGCCCCGTGCCGGGCCCCGCCACCCTGGAGGTGCAGCTGGAGATGAGCGAGCTCTCCAAGAAGGCGCTGCTGGGCAAGCACGTCTTCAGGATCACCGCCTTCATCTCCCCCTATGAGTTCTAG